Proteins co-encoded in one Pleurodeles waltl isolate 20211129_DDA chromosome 1_2, aPleWal1.hap1.20221129, whole genome shotgun sequence genomic window:
- the LOC138302494 gene encoding putative nuclease HARBI1, whose translation MAALYAVVRRMRILGTQQRRRRRRERIFRQRLTLFEQTDEEVYARYRFTKEVILSLINELDPVLSRSTQRSVAIPTHIQVLCSLHLLASGGYQHNVAVTGGISQSALCRVFQNFIEAMLGRINSHISFPSTPADLESTKNEFHEVAHFPQVLGCVDSTHILICPPSDTEYVYRNRKGQHSLNIQVVCNAKCLITDLVARYPGSTQDCYIFRHCGLYERLSRGDFGDGWLLGDSAYFIRPWIMTPYLEPGTPRQRRYNAAHKQTRSIIDKTCGLLRGRFRCLHKSGGALQYDPTMCCKIIATCAMLHNLAVRWSLPNEAASDDSEEEEDEIPPSLPHPDPDAARADEGRARREDVTNNYF comes from the exons atggctgcactctatgctgTAGTGAGGAGGATGCGTATTCTGGGAActcaacagaggaggaggagaaggagagaaaggataTTCAGGCAGAGGCTGACTTTGTTTGAACAAACCGATGAGGAGGTTTATGCCAGATACAGATTTACCAAAGAGGTTATTTTGAGTTTAATTAATGAGCTGGACCCTGTATTAAGTAGGTCCACCCAACGCAGTGTTGCTATACCTACACATATTCAGGTTTTGTGTAGTTTACATCTGCTAGCTTCTGGTGGCTACCAACACAATGTGGCTGTCACAGGGGGAATTTCACAAAGTGCATTATGTAGGGTTTTCCAAAACTTTATAGAGGCAATGTTGGGTAGAATaaattcccacatttcttttcCTAGCACCCCTGCAGATTTGGAAAGTACCAAAAACGAATTCCATGAAGTAGCACATTTCCCACAAGTGCTTGGTTGTGTAGACAGTACACACATTTTAATTTGCCCACCCTCTGACACAGAGTATGTGTATCGTAACCGCAAGGGCCAGCATTCTTTAAACATACAAGTAGTATGTAATGCAAAATGTCTAATCACAGACCTTGTTGCACGATATCCTGGGAGCACTCAAGACTGCTATATATTTAGACACTGTGGACTGTATGAGCGGCTGTCCAGAGGAGATTTTGGAGACGGCTGGCTGTTGG GTGACAGTGCTTATTTCATAAGACCTTGGATTATGACTCCATACTTAGAGCCTGGTACCCCTAGACAAAGGAGATACAATGCTGCCCACAAACAAACTAGGAGCATCATAGACAAAACATGTGGACTTCTTAGAGGAAGATTTCGATGTCTCCATAAAAGTGGGGGTGCCCTGCAATATGATCCTACAATGTGTTGCAAGATTATAGCCACATGTGCTATGCTACACAACCTAGCTGTGCGTTGGAGTTTACCAAATGAAGCAGCAAGTGATGattctgaagaggaggaggatgaaattCCCCCTTCCTTACCACATCCAGATCCTGATGCTGCAAGAGCTGATGAAGGGCGTGCACGCAGAGAGGATGTAACAAACAACTATTTTTAA